Part of the Ruegeria sp. AD91A genome, TCGGGCCGTCTTCGAACAGGAAGGACTTGTCCAGATAATCCCAATGCTCTTCCAGTGTCTGGCCCTTGATCGCAAAAACGGGAATACCAGCTTCGGCAATCGCGGCCGCCGCGTGGTCCTGGGTCGAGAAGATGTTGCACGACGCCCAGCGCACATCCGCGCCCAGCGCCACCAGTGTTTCGATCAGAACGCCCGTCTGGATGGTCATGTGCAGTGAACCTACGATGCGGGCACCCGCCAGAGGTTTGCTTTCGCCGTATTCCGTGCGCAGGGACATCAGGCCCGGCATCTCGGTTTCGGCAATATCCAGCTCTTTGCGGCCAAAGCCAGCCAATGAAATGTCTTTAACGATATAGTCCCTGGCCATCAGGTGCTCCATTTTCCGGTAATTCACAGTCCTGGCTGCCCCTAGCATTCCTTGGGGCAGGTGGCAACTTTGAAGACTGTGATCGGAAACGTTATGGCCAATATTAGCTTGGTGTGCCTTCAATTTCGATCTTCGGTATCGCTTCAAAAAAATCTGTGCCAACGGCAACAATACAACTGATACCGTTCGCATTGGTTACCAAAACGGTATAACTTCCCGTTTCCTTCGAGGTCCAAACCTCCATCACCGATTGTGCGCCACGTGTTTTTTGCAGACCGCCAAAGGCTAATTCCTCGGCATAGTTTTCCTGCAATTTGGATATGATGTCATTCCGTGCCGCACAATTCTGGGCAAAGGCAGGCGGCGCGGTGGCGGCCATTCCGAAGGTCAGTGCGATTGCGAACAAACGTTTGAACATAGGATGCTCCTTTCGATACGTGTTTCAGTTCGAGAGGGGCACACTGGGAGGAGAATGCACCCCCCTCAGTCCTTAATGTCGGGATCCTACCGCGCCGTTTCAAAGCACGAACGCTCAAGAAAATGTTGGCAGCATGTGATTCAGACAGGTACATCATACCATAAAAACGCGAATTGAACGTGACCCAATTCACAAGGCATGGCAGAATGGCAACACAACCCAGAGCGTGGCAAAGGATGCTGTCGGGTCGCAGACTGGACCTGCTGGACCCGACACCGGTGGATATCGAGATTGAGGATATCGCGCATGGTCTTGCCTTTGTCGCTCGCTGGAACGGTCAGACAAACGGCGATTTCGCCTATTCCGTGGCTGAACACTCCCTATTGGTTGAAGAGATTTTTGGTCGCGTTGCCCCCAAGGCCTCGGTGAAGTGGCGATTGGCCGCCTTGTTACATGACGCGCCCGAATATGTGATCGGCGATATGATTTCCCCTGTGAAGTCCGCCGTTGGTCCGGACTACGGCGCGCTGGATGACCGCCTGGCGGCGGCGATCCACATCCGGTTCGGCCTTCCTGCGCAGGTGCCGAAAACGGTGAAGCGCCAGATCAAGAAGGCCGACAAGATCAGTGCCTGGATGGAGGCCACACAAATCGCTGGGTTTTCCGAGGCCGAAGCCACAAAATTCTTTGGCCGCCCTGACAGGGAGGTCATGGCAGGTCTACAGATCAGGTTGCGCCCTCCGGTCGAGGTGCGGCACGCCTATACAACACGACACGCAGAGCTGATCGCACAGGTCTAAAGGGCGGTTTCAGCATGAGTTGAGTGGTTAAAGGAGATGGTGAATCAGGGATGAAAAAAAGGACCGGGAACCGAATTTTGCTTGTCGCCAACCTCGTTCTGACTCTTGTACTTGCGGCGGTGTTGGTCAAAACCGGGTATCTTTCGAAGACCGTCCGCAAATTCACCGGCGCGCATGTCCCGGTCACGGAAACCGATCACTACAAACTCATGGTCTGGCTGCACGAGCGGCCGATATCTCAGGCATTGGCCTCACCGGATATTCAAATCGCTTTCATCGGTGATTCCATCATCGAAGGGTGGTTGACCAGTAACATCCTACCCAACTCGCTGAACCTTGGGATCAGCCGCGACACCACCCCGGGCCTGATCGCACGGGCAAAACCGGAACTGATCGCTCATGTTCCGACATGGTATCTGGGAATCGGGGTCAATGACGCTCTGGCGGCCACACCTCCGGAGGAGATTGCAGGGTATGTCGCACAGTT contains:
- a CDS encoding HD domain-containing protein, with the protein product MATQPRAWQRMLSGRRLDLLDPTPVDIEIEDIAHGLAFVARWNGQTNGDFAYSVAEHSLLVEEIFGRVAPKASVKWRLAALLHDAPEYVIGDMISPVKSAVGPDYGALDDRLAAAIHIRFGLPAQVPKTVKRQIKKADKISAWMEATQIAGFSEAEATKFFGRPDREVMAGLQIRLRPPVEVRHAYTTRHAELIAQV
- a CDS encoding GDSL-type esterase/lipase family protein codes for the protein MKKRTGNRILLVANLVLTLVLAAVLVKTGYLSKTVRKFTGAHVPVTETDHYKLMVWLHERPISQALASPDIQIAFIGDSIIEGWLTSNILPNSLNLGISRDTTPGLIARAKPELIAHVPTWYLGIGVNDALAATPPEEIAGYVAQLKTMFMPAERLIWRAVLPVTDASWTAEMEAFRTAFNTAALQACQEMANCTFLTPPDGYDENIVNWTSDGLHPNSIGYRQLAQQLCTEVSCSP